The Aphis gossypii isolate Hap1 chromosome 3, ASM2018417v2, whole genome shotgun sequence genome includes a region encoding these proteins:
- the LOC114119985 gene encoding BTB/POZ domain-containing protein 10 isoform X2, with translation MPRFSCSMNSMKSLMNQNAATSGSSYPSTSSSGHLTNSRNNIANKEERVSLIVDNTRFIVDPAIFIAHSNTMLGRMFSSNEYTNKNERGEYVVAEGVSANVFRCILEYYKGNVMRCPSSISVQELREACDYLLVPFDAKTVKCQNLRGLLHELSNEGARCQFEVFLEDLILPLMVNSAQRGDRECHVVVLLDDDIVDWDEEYPPQMGEEYSQTVNSTALYRFFKYIENRDVAKQVMKERGLKKIRLGIEGYPTYKEKIKKRAGGREDVIYNYVQRPFIHMSWEKEEAKSRHVDFQCLKSKSVTNLAEATADPVLELDARGNPMGAVAIDPDIQVVDGHDQDDGAVDSPPPPAVSEAEQNDES, from the exons ATGCCCAGATTTTCTTGCTCAATGAATTCAATGAAAAGTCTGATGAATCAAAATGCAGCTACTTCAGGTTCGTCTTATCCAAGTACTTCAAGTTCAGGCCATTTAACTAACTCTAGAAACAATATTGCTAATAAAGAAGAAAGAGTATCTCTTATTGTAGATAACACTAGATTTATTGTTGATCCGGCTATATTCATTGCCCACTCAAATACAATGCTTGGAag AATGTTTAGTTCTAatgaatatacaaataaaaatgaacgaGGAGAATATGTAGTAGCAGAAGGTGTCTCAGCAAATGTATTCAGGTGCATTTTGGAGTATTATAAAGGCAACGTAATGCGGTGCCCTTCTTCAATTTCAGTGCAAGAGCTACGAGAAGCTTGTGATTATTTGTTGGTACCATTTGATGCTAAAACAGTCAAAtgtcaaaatttaa GAGGATTATTACATGAGCTGTCTAATGAAGGAGCTCGTTGTcaatttgaagtatttttagAGGATCTAATATTACCTTTAATGGTCAATTCTGCTCAACGAGGAGATCGTGAATGTCATGTTGTAGTCTTGCTAGATGATGATATAGTAGATTGGGATGAAGAATATCCGCCTCAAATGGGAGAAGAATATTCACaaa ctGTAAACAGTACTGCCTTATATAGATTCTTCAAATACATTGAAAATCGAGATGTTGCCAAACAAGTGATGAAAGAACGTGGTCTTAAAAAGATTCGTCTAGGTATTGAAGGGTATCCCACTtataaggaaaaaattaaaaaaagagctGGTGGTCGTGAAGAcgtgatttataattatgttcaaaGACCTTTTATTCATATGTCATGGGAAAAAGAAGAAGCTAAGAGTCGACACGTAGATTTCCAA tGTTTGAAGTCCAAATCTGTGACTAACTTAGCAGAAGCAACTGCTGATCCTGTTTTGGAATTAGATGCTAGAGGTAATCCTATGGGAGCTGTAGCCATAGATCCAGACATTCAAGTAGTTGATGGTCATGATCAAGATGATGGAGCTGTAGACTCACCTCCTCCTCCAGCAGTTTCAGAAGCTGAACAAAATGATGAGTCTTAA
- the LOC114119986 gene encoding vacuolar protein sorting-associated protein 28 homolog encodes MMDSQDANRPELLEEVRLFRNAREREKYDNMADFYALVNTLQHLEKAYIRDCVTPKEYTAACSKLLVQCKASFKQIQGDDFPTVESFVKKYKLDCPAAIERIKEDRPITIKDDKGNTSKCIADIVSLFITIMDKLRLDIKAMDELQPDLRDLMDTMNRLSMLPADFEGKQKVSEWLSSLSSMNASDELNETQVRQLIFDLESSYNAFNKLLHQSS; translated from the exons atgatggatTCTCAGGATGCTAATCGTCCAGAACTGCTGGAAGAAGTAAGACTATTTCGCAACGCCCGTGAACGAGAAAAGTATGATAATATGGCTGACTTCTATGCACTAGTCAACACACTGCAGCATTTGGAAAAAGCATATATACGAGATTGTGTGACGCCCAAAGAGTATACTGCCGCCTGCTCAAAACTGCTTGTTCAGTGCAAAGCttcttttaaacaaatacaggGCGACGATTTTCCAACGGTTGAGTcctttgttaaaaaatacaaattagattGTCCAGCAGCAATAGAGCGTATTAAAGAAGATCGGCCGATTACTATTAAAGACGACAAAGGCAATACTAGTAAATGCATTGCAGATAttgtttctttatttataaccaTAATGGATAAACTAAG gtTGGATATTAAAGCAATGGATGAATTGCAACCGGATCTTCGTGATTTAATGGATACCATGAACAGGCTTAGTATGTTACCAGCTGACTTTGAAGGAAAACAAAAAGTATCTGAATGGCTAAGTTCTCTGTCATCTATGAACGCATCAGATGAATTAAATGAAACCCAAGTGAGACAATTGATTTTTGATCTTGAATCATCTTACAACGCATTCAACAAGTTGCTCCATCAGTCAtcttag